Proteins encoded within one genomic window of Cellulomonas xiejunii:
- a CDS encoding alpha/beta hydrolase, with protein MPAPPDAPPWDGAALTTDWSPDALGDGFEARRLDLADDDEGEVTATLVRSTPDPAVRPARAVLYIHGWSDYFFQTPLARFWQSQGAAFYALDLRKYGRSLRPHQTPGYIDDLRTYDEEIGQALEVIRSELGSVARVMLMGHSTGGLVLSLWVARHPGVVHGLVLNSPWLELQGSSLMRHLSGPAITRLARFNPKAALPNIDPGYYARTIAAGGEWKVDERWRPTPSFPVRAGWLRAVFTGHATVARGLGIDVPIFTALSDRSLMSPRWSEEMGSADIVLDTEAIARRTVQLGPLVTTVRIEGAMHDLTLSARPARDRFYAELTRWLVAYGWS; from the coding sequence CTGCCCGCGCCCCCGGACGCCCCGCCGTGGGACGGTGCGGCCCTGACGACCGACTGGTCGCCCGACGCGCTCGGCGACGGGTTCGAGGCCCGGCGCCTGGACCTCGCCGACGACGACGAGGGCGAGGTCACCGCGACGCTCGTGCGCAGCACGCCGGACCCGGCCGTCCGCCCCGCGCGGGCCGTGCTCTACATCCACGGCTGGTCCGACTACTTCTTCCAGACGCCGCTCGCACGGTTCTGGCAGTCCCAGGGCGCCGCGTTCTACGCGCTCGACCTGCGCAAGTACGGTCGCTCGCTGCGGCCGCACCAGACCCCGGGCTACATCGACGACCTGCGCACCTACGACGAGGAGATCGGTCAGGCGCTCGAGGTGATCCGCTCCGAGCTCGGGTCCGTCGCGCGCGTCATGCTCATGGGCCACTCGACGGGCGGGCTCGTGCTGAGCCTGTGGGTCGCGCGGCACCCCGGGGTCGTGCACGGCCTGGTGCTCAACTCCCCGTGGCTCGAGCTGCAGGGGTCCTCGCTCATGCGGCACCTGTCGGGTCCGGCGATCACGCGGCTCGCGCGGTTCAACCCCAAGGCCGCCCTGCCCAACATCGACCCCGGCTACTACGCGCGGACCATCGCGGCGGGCGGGGAGTGGAAGGTCGACGAGCGCTGGCGGCCCACGCCGTCGTTCCCGGTGCGCGCCGGCTGGCTGCGCGCCGTCTTCACGGGACACGCCACCGTCGCCCGCGGCCTGGGGATCGACGTGCCGATCTTCACCGCGCTGTCCGACCGCAGCCTCATGAGCCCGCGGTGGAGCGAGGAGATGGGCTCGGCCGACATCGTGCTGGACACCGAGGCCATCGCCCGGCGCACCGTGCAGCTCGGGCCGCTCGTGACGACCGTGCGCATCGAGGGGGCGATGCACGACCTGACGCTGTCGGCGCGCCCGGCCCGTGACCGGTTCTACGCCGAGCTCACGCGCTGGCTCGTCGCGTACGGCTGGAGCTGA
- a CDS encoding zinc-binding dehydrogenase — protein MLSARVVSFHPDDPLRGLEVGDVPEAAPPDGWATVDVRAASLNHHDLWSLRGIGLRSERLPMVLGTDAAGVAADGREVVVHAVVGGPDGRGVPADEPRTLLSERYPGTLAERVAVPAWNLVDKPTELTFAEAACVPTAYLTAYRMLFRSGAAQPGQRVLVQGAGGGVAVAAVQLGSAAGLEMVVTGRDPAKRFRALGLGAAQAVEPGTRVGRVDVVLETVGRATWEHSVRSVRPGGRIVVAGLTSGDPEPASLTKVFFQEISIVGATMGTRDELGQVLAFLARTGVRPLVDSTYPLARAADGLARLASGAHVGKIVVEV, from the coding sequence ATGCTCTCCGCGCGCGTCGTGTCCTTCCACCCCGACGACCCGCTGCGAGGGCTCGAGGTCGGCGACGTACCCGAGGCTGCCCCGCCGGACGGGTGGGCGACCGTCGACGTGCGCGCCGCGTCGCTCAACCACCACGACCTGTGGTCGCTGCGCGGCATCGGCCTGCGCAGCGAGCGGCTGCCCATGGTGCTGGGCACCGACGCGGCCGGTGTCGCCGCGGACGGGCGCGAGGTGGTCGTGCACGCGGTCGTCGGCGGCCCCGACGGGCGCGGCGTCCCGGCCGACGAGCCGCGCACGCTGCTGTCCGAGCGCTACCCCGGCACGCTCGCGGAGCGCGTCGCCGTCCCGGCGTGGAACCTCGTCGACAAGCCCACGGAGCTGACGTTCGCCGAGGCCGCGTGCGTCCCCACCGCGTACCTCACGGCGTACCGCATGCTGTTCCGCTCCGGTGCGGCCCAGCCCGGGCAGCGCGTGCTCGTGCAGGGCGCGGGCGGTGGCGTCGCCGTCGCCGCCGTGCAGCTCGGGTCCGCCGCGGGGCTCGAGATGGTCGTCACCGGCCGGGACCCCGCCAAGCGGTTCCGCGCCCTGGGGCTGGGCGCGGCGCAGGCGGTCGAGCCGGGCACTCGCGTGGGCCGGGTCGACGTGGTGCTGGAGACGGTCGGGCGGGCGACGTGGGAGCACTCGGTGCGATCCGTGCGCCCGGGCGGACGGATCGTCGTCGCGGGCCTGACCTCGGGCGACCCGGAGCCGGCGTCGCTGACCAAGGTGTTCTTCCAGGAGATCAGCATCGTCGGCGCGACCATGGGCACGCGGGACGAGCTCGGACAGGTCCTGGCGTTCCTCGCGCGCACGGGCGTCCGGCCGCTCGTCGACTCGACGTACCCGCTCGCACGAGCCGCGGACGGGCTGGCGCGCCTCGCGTCCGGCGCGCACGTCGGCAAGATCGTCGTCGAGGTCTGA
- a CDS encoding maleylpyruvate isomerase N-terminal domain-containing protein — MPVDVMTAAAALRTQWDRLHDWVGLMADPRLGRAESVLEGWTIVELWAHLGRAMDALAVCTPLPAGTVPLTLAEYLGSYPHRAADIAETTRQLAAEHAADPVGYVTASARAAFATLDALGAHDPVVQARRGPVRLSTMTLSRVLELVVHGDDLYRSVRRARSADAVPDPVDPAALELVADELLAIVRARGGWDLEVVDARRWLRLAAGRAPYDVDELALALQARYTSDAVPDLGRMLPLL, encoded by the coding sequence ATGCCCGTGGACGTCATGACTGCCGCCGCCGCCCTGCGGACCCAGTGGGACCGCCTGCACGACTGGGTCGGCCTCATGGCGGACCCACGTCTGGGCCGCGCGGAGTCGGTGCTCGAGGGCTGGACCATCGTCGAGCTGTGGGCCCACCTGGGCCGCGCGATGGACGCCCTCGCCGTGTGCACGCCGCTGCCGGCCGGCACCGTGCCGCTCACGCTCGCGGAGTACCTCGGCTCGTACCCGCACCGGGCCGCCGACATCGCCGAGACGACGCGGCAGCTCGCCGCCGAGCACGCGGCCGACCCCGTCGGCTACGTGACGGCGTCGGCCCGCGCCGCGTTCGCGACGCTGGACGCCCTCGGCGCGCACGACCCGGTCGTCCAGGCACGACGCGGCCCCGTGCGGCTGTCGACCATGACGCTGTCCCGGGTCCTCGAGCTCGTCGTCCACGGCGACGACCTGTACCGCTCGGTGCGCCGCGCCCGCAGCGCCGACGCCGTCCCCGACCCCGTCGACCCGGCCGCGCTCGAGCTCGTCGCCGACGAGCTGCTCGCGATCGTCCGGGCACGCGGCGGCTGGGACCTCGAGGTCGTGGACGCGCGCCGGTGGCTGCGTCTGGCCGCGGGCCGCGCCCCGTACGACGTCGACGAGCTCGCCCTCGCGCTGCAGGCGCGCTACACGTCGGACGCCGTGCCGGACCTGGGGCGCATGCTCCCGCTCCTCTGA
- the metX gene encoding homoserine O-acetyltransferase MetX → MTQPDPRTDAPDRTPPRRAMPGAQDGAGSGGLAVPDPLVGRRARRGATLGSRRPLPERPPMPASAAWRDGSDPGRRQFADLGPLKLESGGRLPQVRLAYETWGELDEDGSNAVLMLHALTGDSHVTGDAGPGHPTPGWWQSMVGPGAPIDTDRWFVVAPNVLGGCQGSTGPASTAPDGQPWGSRFPLLTVRDQVAAEVRLADLLGIDSWALVIGASMGGHRVLEWAATAPDRVDAIAAIATCAQTSGDQIAGFHTQLAAVVADPRYRDGDYYDVPDGEGPHVGLGIARQIAHQTYRSAVELDTRFGRIPQGAEDPLEGGRFAVQSYLDHHGDKLARRFDANSYVTLTRTMITHDLGRDRGGVEAALAQVTARALVIAVDSDRLFTPEQSERVVSAIPGARAVRYVHSDFGHDGFLIEEDQVGRHVADFLREEVRPR, encoded by the coding sequence ATGACGCAGCCCGACCCCCGCACCGACGCACCGGACCGCACGCCGCCGCGGCGTGCGATGCCCGGCGCGCAGGACGGTGCGGGGTCGGGCGGCCTCGCGGTCCCGGACCCGCTCGTCGGGCGGCGCGCACGCCGCGGCGCGACGCTCGGCAGCCGCCGCCCGCTGCCGGAGCGGCCGCCCATGCCCGCCAGCGCGGCGTGGCGCGACGGCTCCGACCCCGGCCGCCGGCAGTTCGCCGACCTCGGGCCGCTCAAGCTCGAGTCGGGCGGCCGCCTGCCCCAGGTCCGGCTCGCCTACGAGACGTGGGGCGAGCTCGACGAGGACGGCAGCAACGCGGTCCTCATGCTGCACGCCCTGACGGGCGACTCGCACGTCACCGGCGACGCGGGACCCGGGCACCCGACCCCGGGCTGGTGGCAGTCGATGGTGGGCCCGGGTGCCCCGATCGACACCGACCGCTGGTTCGTCGTCGCGCCCAACGTGCTCGGCGGGTGCCAGGGCTCCACGGGCCCGGCGTCGACCGCGCCCGACGGGCAGCCGTGGGGCAGCCGGTTCCCGCTGCTGACCGTGCGCGACCAGGTCGCTGCCGAGGTGCGCCTCGCCGACCTGCTGGGCATCGACTCGTGGGCGCTGGTCATCGGCGCGTCCATGGGTGGTCACCGCGTCCTGGAGTGGGCCGCCACGGCACCCGACCGGGTCGACGCGATCGCGGCGATCGCGACGTGCGCGCAGACGTCGGGCGACCAGATCGCGGGTTTCCACACGCAGCTCGCCGCGGTCGTCGCCGACCCCCGCTACCGCGACGGCGACTACTACGACGTCCCGGACGGCGAGGGGCCGCACGTGGGCCTGGGCATCGCCCGGCAGATCGCCCACCAGACGTACCGCTCGGCGGTCGAGCTCGACACCCGGTTCGGGCGCATCCCGCAGGGCGCCGAGGACCCGCTGGAGGGCGGGCGGTTCGCGGTGCAGTCGTACCTCGACCACCACGGCGACAAGCTCGCCCGGCGCTTCGACGCCAACAGCTACGTCACGCTCACGCGGACGATGATCACGCACGACCTGGGTCGTGACCGCGGCGGCGTCGAGGCGGCGCTCGCACAGGTGACGGCCCGTGCGCTGGTCATCGCGGTCGACAGCGACAGGCTGTTCACGCCCGAGCAGTCCGAGCGGGTCGTCAGCGCGATCCCCGGGGCACGGGCCGTGCGGTACGTGCACTCCGACTTCGGGCACGACGGCTTCCTCATCGAGGAGGACCAGGTCGGTCGGCACGTCGCGGACTTCCTGCGCGAGGAGGTCCGCCCGCGCTGA
- a CDS encoding bifunctional o-acetylhomoserine/o-acetylserine sulfhydrylase, which produces MSNESWSFETRQIHAGQSADATTGARALPIYQTTSFVFDSAEQAADRFALKELGPIYTRIGNPTTEVVENRIANLEGGVGALLLASGQAASTFAILNVAEAGDHVVASPSLYGGTYNLLKHSLPKLGVETTFVTDPHDAQAWRDAIRPNTKVFFAETIPNPQADVLDIELVAGVAHEHGVPLVVDNTVATPYLINPLQWGADVVVHSATKYLGGHGSAIGGVVVDGGTFDYAQHPERFANFNTPDPSYNGLVFARDLGVGGAFGVNLSYILKARVQLLRDLGAAISPFNAFLIAQGIETLSLRVERHVENAQKVAQWLESRDEVRKVHYAGLESSPWHANQLKYAPRGAGAVLAFELDGGAAAGQAFVSALELHSNVANIGDVRSLVIHPASTTHSQLTPEQQLQSGVTPGLVRLAVGIEHIDDILADLDAGFRAAKDA; this is translated from the coding sequence ATGAGCAACGAGAGCTGGAGCTTCGAGACCCGCCAGATCCACGCGGGCCAGAGCGCCGACGCCACCACGGGGGCGCGCGCCCTGCCGATCTACCAGACGACGTCCTTCGTCTTCGACTCCGCCGAGCAGGCCGCCGACCGGTTCGCGCTCAAGGAGCTCGGGCCGATCTACACGCGCATCGGCAACCCGACCACCGAGGTCGTGGAGAACCGCATCGCCAACCTCGAGGGCGGCGTCGGCGCGCTGCTGCTCGCGTCCGGGCAGGCGGCCTCGACCTTCGCGATCCTCAACGTCGCCGAGGCGGGCGACCACGTCGTCGCCTCCCCCAGCCTGTACGGCGGCACCTACAACCTGCTCAAGCACTCGCTGCCCAAGCTGGGCGTCGAGACGACGTTCGTCACCGACCCGCACGACGCGCAGGCGTGGCGCGACGCGATCCGCCCCAACACCAAGGTCTTCTTCGCCGAGACGATCCCCAACCCGCAGGCCGACGTCCTCGACATCGAGCTGGTCGCGGGCGTCGCGCACGAGCACGGCGTCCCGCTCGTCGTCGACAACACCGTCGCGACCCCGTACCTGATCAACCCGCTGCAGTGGGGTGCCGACGTGGTCGTGCACTCGGCGACCAAGTACCTCGGCGGGCACGGCTCCGCGATCGGCGGCGTCGTCGTCGACGGCGGCACGTTCGACTACGCGCAGCACCCCGAGCGGTTCGCCAACTTCAACACGCCCGACCCGTCGTACAACGGCCTGGTCTTCGCGCGGGACCTCGGCGTCGGTGGCGCGTTCGGCGTGAACCTGTCCTACATCCTCAAGGCGCGCGTGCAGCTGCTGCGCGACCTCGGCGCGGCCATCAGCCCCTTCAACGCGTTCCTCATCGCGCAGGGCATCGAGACCCTGTCGCTGCGCGTCGAGCGGCACGTCGAGAACGCCCAGAAGGTCGCGCAGTGGCTCGAGTCGCGCGACGAGGTCCGCAAGGTCCACTACGCGGGGCTCGAGTCCAGCCCGTGGCACGCCAACCAGCTCAAGTACGCACCGCGCGGCGCCGGCGCCGTCCTGGCCTTCGAGCTCGACGGGGGTGCGGCGGCCGGGCAGGCCTTCGTGTCGGCGCTCGAGCTGCACTCGAACGTCGCCAACATCGGCGACGTGCGCTCCCTGGTCATCCACCCGGCGTCGACGACGCACAGCCAGCTCACGCCCGAGCAGCAGCTGCAGTCGGGCGTCACGCCGGGGCTCGTGCGCCTGGCTGTGGGCATCGAGCACATCGATGACATCCTGGCCGACCTGGACGCCGGCTTCCGCGCCGCCAAGGACGCCTGA
- a CDS encoding NlpC/P60 family protein, giving the protein MRDAGVTPEPGPTPSAGRDAACARAARRPLARRVPRGLAVLPVGLLTLGLVVTPAAAAPSTDEVRDARAAVGRAQQSVAQMEVRLAQLATSAESAEIAVQSAAESYTQAVVDADAARTRARDAAGRSAEAAEQAEEARRKLVTFARQLARTGGASDVLQAALSADGFQDVARRTTALNQATGKADEAVQEYQATLLVASTMERRSAVAAQAAGDAAAAAQDALDAAERTRSDADASLAAGQAERDGLIAALAAARQTSAEVERARQDAVDAQRRARVEAAAQADRTQPPAAATPGGAPAPSQGGGGAAPAPAPAPGGGSAPAPAPAPAPAPAPAPAPAPAPAPAPAPAPAPAPAPAPAPSNGYGLGTGTSRGSAASGAAAAAWAQSKVGLPYVYGGSGPSGYDCSGLTSQAWRAAGVTINRTSRDQYKQVLKISYDQLRPGDLVFWGENANDPNSIYHVAMWIGNGQIMEASKPGVPLRVTSMRWSSTMPFAGRP; this is encoded by the coding sequence GTGCGTGACGCAGGCGTGACACCCGAGCCCGGACCGACCCCCTCGGCAGGGCGCGACGCGGCGTGCGCTCGTGCCGCGCGTCGACCCCTCGCGCGGCGGGTCCCGCGCGGCCTGGCGGTGCTGCCGGTCGGGCTGCTGACCCTCGGGCTGGTCGTGACCCCGGCCGCCGCGGCGCCGTCGACGGACGAGGTGCGCGACGCCCGCGCGGCCGTCGGACGCGCCCAGCAGTCGGTCGCCCAGATGGAGGTCCGGCTCGCCCAGCTCGCCACCTCCGCCGAGTCGGCCGAGATCGCCGTCCAGAGCGCCGCCGAGTCGTACACCCAGGCCGTCGTCGACGCCGACGCCGCACGCACCCGCGCCCGCGACGCCGCCGGGCGCTCCGCCGAGGCCGCCGAGCAGGCCGAGGAGGCCCGACGCAAGCTCGTGACGTTCGCCCGCCAGCTCGCCCGCACCGGCGGGGCGAGCGACGTGCTGCAGGCCGCGCTGTCCGCCGACGGGTTCCAGGACGTCGCCCGCCGGACCACGGCCCTCAACCAGGCGACCGGCAAGGCCGACGAGGCCGTGCAGGAGTACCAGGCGACGCTGCTCGTCGCCAGCACCATGGAGCGCCGCTCCGCCGTCGCCGCGCAGGCCGCGGGTGACGCCGCCGCCGCCGCGCAGGACGCGCTCGACGCGGCCGAGCGCACCCGGTCCGACGCCGACGCGTCCCTCGCTGCCGGCCAGGCCGAGCGCGACGGGCTGATCGCCGCGCTCGCAGCCGCGCGGCAGACGAGCGCCGAGGTCGAGCGGGCCCGGCAGGACGCCGTCGACGCCCAGCGTCGCGCACGGGTCGAGGCCGCAGCCCAGGCCGACCGGACGCAGCCGCCCGCCGCGGCGACGCCCGGCGGGGCACCCGCACCGAGCCAGGGCGGCGGGGGGGCTGCTCCCGCCCCCGCCCCCGCGCCGGGCGGTGGCTCCGCACCTGCTCCTGCTCCCGCTCCTGCCCCTGCGCCGGCTCCTGCCCCCGCACCGGCCCCCGCACCCGCACCGGCACCTGCACCGGCCCCCGCTCCGGCTCCTGCGCCCGCTCCCGCCCCGTCCAACGGCTACGGACTCGGCACCGGCACGTCGCGCGGATCCGCCGCCTCGGGTGCGGCCGCAGCCGCCTGGGCGCAGTCGAAGGTCGGCCTGCCGTACGTCTACGGCGGATCGGGTCCCAGCGGCTACGACTGCTCGGGCCTCACCAGCCAGGCCTGGCGTGCCGCCGGCGTGACCATCAACCGCACGTCGCGCGACCAGTACAAGCAGGTCCTCAAGATCAGCTACGACCAGCTTCGCCCCGGGGACCTGGTGTTCTGGGGTGAGAACGCCAACGACCCGAACAGCATCTACCACGTGGCGATGTGGATCGGGAACGGTCAGATCATGGAGGCGTCGAAGCCCGGCGTGCCCCTGCGGGTCACGTCGATGCGCTGGTCGAGCACCATGCCGTTCGCCGGGCGGCCCTGA
- a CDS encoding PHP domain-containing protein — MTLPADSHVHSEWSWDTGGPRSHAAGRMRATCEQAVRIGLAAIYFTEHLDLPDTWHAEPQDLMPHQQDLLNDAGRVEFAPFDAAGYLEAVDRMRHEFPELRIHTGVELGQPHLWGDRAAGIVDLDLVDRVLGSLHLLDLGDGLAEPHTLFRTHDPAEVMNAYLEQVPAMVEGSEAFEVVTHIDYAVRLWPVATAGPFDPRVFEDGFRAALRSIAEGGRALEMNTRRLGSWIPQWWADSGGKAVTFGSDAHTPEAVASGFPEAAAMLEHVGFRPGSTPEEPWVRSPAI, encoded by the coding sequence ATGACGCTGCCGGCTGACAGCCACGTGCACAGCGAGTGGTCCTGGGACACAGGAGGACCTCGGTCGCACGCTGCCGGGCGGATGCGGGCGACGTGCGAGCAGGCCGTGAGGATCGGGCTGGCGGCGATCTACTTCACCGAGCACCTGGACCTCCCTGACACGTGGCACGCGGAGCCCCAGGACCTGATGCCCCATCAGCAGGACCTGCTGAACGATGCCGGCCGTGTCGAGTTCGCACCCTTCGACGCGGCGGGCTACCTGGAGGCCGTCGACCGGATGCGACACGAGTTCCCCGAGCTTCGCATCCACACGGGTGTCGAGCTCGGGCAACCCCATCTCTGGGGCGACCGAGCGGCGGGGATCGTCGACCTGGACCTCGTCGACCGGGTTCTGGGCTCGCTGCACCTGCTCGACCTCGGCGACGGCCTGGCAGAGCCTCACACGTTGTTCCGCACGCACGACCCGGCCGAGGTCATGAACGCCTACCTCGAGCAGGTGCCCGCCATGGTCGAGGGGTCCGAGGCCTTCGAGGTCGTCACCCACATCGACTACGCGGTCCGCCTGTGGCCCGTCGCCACCGCAGGGCCGTTCGACCCGCGCGTGTTCGAGGACGGGTTCCGTGCGGCGCTGCGGTCGATCGCCGAGGGTGGTCGTGCGCTCGAGATGAACACGCGACGCCTCGGGTCGTGGATCCCGCAGTGGTGGGCCGACTCGGGTGGGAAGGCGGTGACCTTCGGCAGCGACGCCCACACGCCGGAGGCCGTCGCGTCGGGCTTTCCCGAGGCCGCGGCGATGCTCGAGCACGTCGGCTTCCGCCCCGGGAGCACGCCTGAGGAGCCCTGGGTTCGTTCCCCTGCGATCTAG
- a CDS encoding inorganic diphosphatase, translating to MEFDVTIEIPKGQRNKYEVDHATGRIRLDRMLFTSTRYPDDYGFIEGTLGEDGDPLDALVLLEEPTFPGCLIRCRALGMFRMRDEAGGDDKVLCVPTGDQRAAWRQDIDDVSDFHRLEIQHFFEVYKDLEPGKSVEGAHWTGRAEAEAEIERSRQRAIDSGYYHH from the coding sequence GTGGAGTTCGACGTCACGATCGAGATCCCCAAGGGACAGCGCAACAAGTACGAGGTGGACCACGCCACGGGGCGCATCCGCCTCGACCGGATGCTCTTCACCTCGACGCGCTACCCGGACGACTACGGGTTCATCGAGGGCACGCTGGGCGAGGACGGCGACCCGCTGGACGCGCTGGTCCTCCTGGAGGAGCCGACGTTCCCCGGGTGCCTGATCCGCTGCCGCGCGCTCGGCATGTTCCGCATGCGCGACGAGGCCGGTGGTGACGACAAGGTGCTGTGCGTCCCGACGGGCGACCAGCGCGCCGCGTGGCGCCAGGACATCGACGACGTGTCCGACTTCCACCGCCTGGAGATCCAGCACTTCTTCGAGGTCTACAAGGACCTCGAGCCCGGCAAGTCCGTCGAGGGCGCGCACTGGACCGGCCGCGCCGAGGCGGAGGCGGAGATCGAGCGCTCGCGCCAGCGTGCGATCGACTCGGGGTACTACCACCACTGA
- the dacB gene encoding D-alanyl-D-alanine carboxypeptidase/D-alanyl-D-alanine endopeptidase: MTTAARVAGVGTLVVVLAAGGYATADAYDVVPGIVTLAPPVADPLPFPTAPGAVEPTAVPRALGDLDAQVPLPAAGQVQALVDALAVDPRLGPSVGVTVVDQLTGEVLAAHAADAGLVPASTAKVLTGVAALTALDPDATLATRVVRVDEGTIAIVGGGDMMLAAGAGDPGSTLGRAGLADLAARTAAALALQGVTSVRLVVDDSLFTGPAVSPAWHPANVGEGFVAPVTALAVDVGRLREGEYAPRSADPSIQAAKIFAKRLAEAGVSVQGDPARVPSAGDGAELARVESAPVVDVVHYFLETSDNSITEVVSRLVALDAGLPPSFEGGTQAVLRQVATLGVDVTGARLADASGLGAGSSLSPALLAEIVRLTTDPAHPVLRDVAVGMPVAGLTGTLSDRYTKSDARGLVRAKTGSLPRVTSLAGTVLDAQRRQLVFAVMADQTPEGGQWAPRQAIDGFVAALAACGCR; this comes from the coding sequence ATGACCACAGCGGCACGGGTGGCGGGTGTCGGGACGCTCGTCGTGGTGCTCGCAGCGGGCGGTTACGCGACGGCCGACGCCTACGACGTCGTGCCCGGGATCGTCACGCTCGCGCCGCCGGTCGCCGACCCCCTGCCCTTCCCGACGGCACCCGGTGCCGTCGAGCCGACCGCCGTGCCGCGCGCCCTGGGGGACCTGGACGCGCAGGTCCCGCTGCCCGCGGCGGGCCAGGTGCAGGCGCTGGTCGACGCGCTCGCGGTCGACCCGCGGCTCGGTCCGAGCGTGGGCGTGACCGTCGTGGACCAGCTGACCGGCGAGGTGCTGGCGGCCCACGCCGCGGACGCCGGGCTCGTGCCGGCCTCCACCGCGAAGGTCCTCACGGGCGTGGCCGCGCTGACGGCGCTGGACCCCGACGCGACGCTCGCGACGCGCGTCGTGCGCGTGGACGAGGGCACGATCGCGATCGTCGGCGGCGGGGACATGATGCTCGCGGCGGGCGCCGGCGACCCCGGCTCGACGCTCGGGCGGGCCGGCCTGGCGGACCTCGCGGCCCGCACCGCCGCGGCGCTCGCGCTGCAGGGCGTGACCAGCGTGCGCCTCGTCGTGGACGACTCGCTGTTCACCGGTCCCGCCGTCAGCCCCGCGTGGCACCCCGCCAACGTGGGCGAGGGGTTCGTCGCACCGGTCACGGCGCTCGCGGTCGACGTCGGCCGGCTGCGCGAGGGCGAGTACGCGCCGCGGTCGGCCGACCCGTCGATCCAGGCCGCGAAGATCTTCGCCAAGCGCCTGGCCGAGGCGGGGGTGAGCGTGCAGGGCGACCCGGCGCGCGTGCCGTCGGCCGGCGACGGCGCGGAGCTCGCGCGTGTCGAGTCCGCCCCGGTCGTGGACGTCGTGCACTACTTCCTCGAGACGTCAGACAACTCCATCACCGAGGTCGTGTCGCGCCTCGTCGCGCTCGACGCCGGCCTGCCACCCAGCTTCGAGGGCGGCACGCAGGCGGTCCTGCGCCAGGTCGCCACGCTCGGCGTCGACGTGACGGGTGCGCGGCTCGCCGACGCCTCGGGCCTGGGTGCGGGCTCGTCGCTGTCGCCGGCCCTGCTGGCCGAGATCGTCCGGCTGACGACCGACCCCGCCCACCCCGTCCTGCGCGACGTCGCCGTCGGGATGCCGGTGGCGGGCCTGACGGGGACCCTGTCGGACCGGTACACGAAGTCCGACGCCCGGGGGCTGGTGCGCGCCAAGACCGGGTCGCTGCCGCGCGTCACGTCGCTCGCCGGCACGGTGCTGGACGCCCAGCGCCGACAGCTCGTGTTCGCCGTCATGGCCGACCAGACGCCCGAGGGCGGGCAGTGGGCGCCGCGGCAGGCCATCGACGGGTTCGTCGCCGCGCTGGCGGCCTGCGGCTGCCGCTGA
- a CDS encoding zinc-dependent metalloprotease, whose translation MQPTAPGPVDWRAAARLAGRVAAPGPVADRATLVELVTDLRAVAAVAARHVVDATGLTPADGREPAAISRVLVVDRPRWAAANAEMFAQMAAPLATRRDGTPVEVPDAARLAAAAQVGGVLALLSGKVIGQYDPFTAEPGQPGRLLLVAPNVLATQRQLGVDGHDFRLWVALHEQTHALQFAASPWLADHLRTRSAELLSDLADLAPNGEHEAVGLPRLDDVLGAVVRAVTYGDGGVLSLLTPRQREVFDEVGAIMALLEGHADVMMDEVGPAVVPTVRSIRRAFERRRDDAAKAKGLEGLVRRVLGMDLKLAQYRDGATFVRAVRGRVGLDGLNAVWSGPGTLPSAAEISDPEAWVRRVHG comes from the coding sequence GTGCAGCCCACCGCCCCCGGACCCGTCGACTGGCGCGCTGCCGCGCGACTGGCGGGCCGCGTCGCCGCCCCCGGCCCCGTCGCCGACCGTGCCACCCTCGTCGAGCTCGTCACCGACCTGCGCGCGGTGGCCGCCGTCGCGGCCCGGCACGTGGTCGACGCGACGGGCCTGACACCCGCCGACGGCCGTGAGCCCGCGGCGATCTCCCGCGTCCTCGTCGTCGACCGGCCGCGCTGGGCCGCCGCGAACGCCGAGATGTTCGCGCAGATGGCCGCGCCGCTGGCGACCCGCCGCGACGGCACCCCCGTCGAGGTGCCCGACGCCGCCCGGCTGGCCGCCGCGGCGCAGGTCGGGGGCGTCCTCGCGCTGCTGTCCGGCAAGGTCATCGGGCAGTACGACCCGTTCACGGCGGAGCCCGGGCAGCCCGGACGGCTCCTGCTGGTCGCGCCCAACGTGCTGGCCACGCAGCGCCAGCTCGGCGTCGACGGGCACGACTTCCGGCTGTGGGTGGCGCTGCACGAGCAGACGCACGCCCTGCAGTTCGCTGCCTCCCCCTGGCTCGCCGACCACCTGCGCACGCGGTCCGCCGAGCTGCTGTCCGACCTCGCGGACCTCGCACCCAACGGCGAGCACGAGGCCGTCGGCCTGCCCCGGCTCGACGACGTCCTGGGCGCGGTCGTGCGCGCCGTCACGTACGGCGACGGCGGCGTGCTGTCGCTGCTGACCCCGCGGCAGCGTGAGGTGTTCGACGAGGTGGGCGCGATCATGGCCCTGCTCGAGGGGCACGCCGACGTCATGATGGACGAGGTGGGTCCCGCGGTCGTGCCGACGGTCCGGTCGATCCGCCGCGCGTTCGAGCGGCGACGCGACGACGCCGCGAAGGCGAAGGGCCTGGAGGGGCTCGTGCGCCGCGTGCTCGGCATGGACCTCAAGCTCGCGCAGTACCGCGACGGCGCGACGTTCGTGCGGGCCGTGCGGGGCCGCGTCGGGCTCGACGGGCTGAACGCGGTGTGGAGCGGCCCCGGGACGCTGCCGAGCGCCGCGGAGATCAGCGACCCCGAGGCGTGGGTCCGCCGCGTCCACGGATGA